The following coding sequences are from one Bacillus sp. PK3_68 window:
- a CDS encoding SDR family NAD(P)-dependent oxidoreductase produces the protein MNKVVVLGATGTIGQVIVRDLVESGVKVIAADLDTKRLEELKTKTNHQIEITPLNITDQERTKEVLLQGKVCVNATNYIFNIEVMKAAAAVGISVLDLGGLFKLTNEQLKLDEEMKAANILSIVGMGSDPGTSNIFSRYGVEMLDSAEEIHIRFGSTTSGSTFSFAVDTIIDEAIKNAMVVKNGVLTEIPPLSDEELTVFHEDIGVQKTYSIIHSELATLPISFPEVKNITYKDSWDPATIEKIKTLNALGLLETEPIEIAGKSILPRRQTVSLLQNVLAAKEKPQWGKDVLLVEVKGLKNGNKASVKLEMLTDYQPHWDVSATQYGTAIPASIVAQMILNGEVTKKGVKPAEQCIDPKTFLSYLKDKNVEVNITYSETKKDIAVFA, from the coding sequence ATGAATAAAGTAGTAGTATTAGGTGCAACAGGAACAATTGGTCAGGTGATTGTTCGAGATCTAGTTGAAAGTGGTGTAAAGGTAATCGCTGCAGATTTAGACACTAAAAGATTAGAAGAGTTGAAGACAAAAACTAATCATCAAATAGAAATTACCCCTTTAAATATTACAGATCAAGAAAGAACTAAAGAAGTCCTTCTTCAAGGAAAAGTTTGTGTCAATGCTACAAACTATATTTTTAATATTGAAGTGATGAAGGCCGCAGCTGCTGTGGGAATTAGCGTTCTTGATTTAGGAGGACTATTTAAACTGACCAATGAACAGTTAAAACTTGATGAAGAAATGAAGGCAGCTAACATATTATCGATTGTAGGAATGGGATCCGATCCAGGAACGTCTAATATTTTCAGCCGATATGGTGTGGAAATGCTAGATTCCGCCGAAGAAATACACATTCGTTTCGGATCTACCACCTCGGGGTCTACCTTCTCTTTTGCGGTAGATACAATCATCGATGAAGCCATAAAAAATGCAATGGTTGTTAAAAATGGCGTCCTTACTGAAATTCCACCGCTATCGGATGAGGAACTGACAGTCTTCCATGAAGACATTGGAGTGCAAAAAACATACTCAATTATTCATTCGGAATTAGCAACCTTACCAATCAGTTTTCCAGAAGTTAAGAACATCACTTATAAGGATTCTTGGGATCCAGCAACAATTGAAAAAATAAAAACATTAAATGCATTAGGTTTGTTAGAAACAGAACCAATCGAGATTGCAGGGAAGAGTATCCTGCCTAGACGTCAAACTGTGTCTTTATTACAAAATGTATTAGCAGCTAAGGAAAAACCACAGTGGGGGAAGGATGTATTGTTAGTTGAGGTGAAAGGATTGAAAAATGGAAACAAAGCATCTGTTAAATTAGAAATGCTCACTGATTACCAACCCCATTGGGATGTGAGTGCTACCCAATATGGCACAGCAATTCCTGCTTCAATTGTAGCCCAAATGATTTTAAATGGTGAGGTAACTAAAAAGGGCGTCAAGCCTGCAGAACAATGTATTGACCCGAAAACATTTCTATCTTATTTAAAAGACAAAAATGTTGAAGTAAATATTACGTATAGTGAAACAAAGAAAGATATAGCTGTTTTCGCTTAA
- a CDS encoding sigma 54-interacting transcriptional regulator: protein MSKIPLEHSIHYLRSLIEMSPDAVTIVNSSGEVEYWNKQAELIYSIPLKKIKNKRISEFFKKEDLKVLEILETKKPVFNAYHQPRPDKHVMISSAPIFNGEGKLIGAISIDQDITNVVKLNEKLALTTTQLQKLKQQYNLQGQIGPLSEIKGNSMAIRQTKELALKVAKTDATVLIQGESGVGKELFSQGIHEASLRKDQPFIPINCGAIPEALFESEFFGYEKGSFTGAYKDGKAGKVEMADGGTLFLDEIGMLPLDMQVKLLRVLQEREVCRVGGNKPIKVDIRIVAATNSDLKEMVKQGTFREDLYYRLNVVTLKIPSLRERIEDIPTLVKSFIQEYAIKYQKEEPNLSKSALQMFMNYQWPGNIRELKNVVERMIIFTDEATITPEDIAPIFPVDIKRELPNEAESDSLFQEKALLEKERIEAVLAETYGNKSATAKKLGISRVTLYNKIKAYNIKG, encoded by the coding sequence GTGAGCAAAATTCCACTTGAACATTCAATCCATTATTTAAGATCGCTAATTGAGATGAGCCCAGACGCAGTGACGATAGTAAACTCATCGGGAGAAGTGGAATATTGGAATAAGCAGGCCGAATTAATCTATAGTATCCCGCTGAAAAAAATTAAAAATAAGAGAATTAGTGAGTTCTTTAAAAAAGAAGATTTAAAAGTGTTAGAGATACTAGAAACCAAAAAGCCCGTTTTCAATGCCTATCATCAGCCCCGTCCAGATAAACATGTAATGATTAGTTCAGCTCCTATTTTTAATGGAGAAGGGAAGTTAATCGGAGCTATCTCTATAGATCAAGATATTACAAATGTCGTAAAGTTGAATGAGAAGTTAGCATTAACGACTACACAATTGCAAAAATTAAAGCAGCAGTACAATTTACAAGGACAAATTGGTCCTTTATCTGAGATTAAAGGAAATAGCATGGCTATAAGGCAAACGAAGGAATTGGCTCTCAAGGTGGCGAAAACTGACGCAACGGTTTTGATTCAAGGAGAAAGTGGTGTTGGTAAAGAATTATTTTCACAAGGCATTCATGAAGCTAGCTTAAGAAAAGATCAACCGTTCATCCCGATTAACTGTGGGGCTATTCCTGAAGCGTTATTTGAAAGTGAGTTTTTCGGCTATGAAAAAGGATCCTTTACAGGTGCATATAAGGATGGCAAAGCAGGGAAAGTGGAAATGGCAGACGGAGGGACTTTATTTCTAGATGAAATCGGCATGCTACCTCTTGACATGCAAGTAAAACTGTTGAGGGTATTACAAGAAAGAGAGGTTTGTCGAGTCGGTGGAAATAAACCGATAAAGGTTGATATCCGAATTGTGGCGGCCACTAACAGTGATTTAAAGGAAATGGTTAAGCAAGGAACATTTCGCGAGGATTTATATTATCGGCTAAATGTAGTGACCTTGAAAATCCCTTCACTTCGGGAGCGCATTGAAGACATTCCGACCTTAGTCAAAAGTTTTATACAAGAGTACGCTATAAAGTATCAGAAAGAAGAACCAAATCTTTCGAAGAGCGCTCTGCAAATGTTCATGAACTATCAATGGCCCGGCAACATCAGAGAACTAAAAAATGTGGTGGAAAGAATGATTATCTTCACTGATGAAGCGACCATAACTCCAGAAGACATTGCTCCTATTTTTCCAGTGGATATAAAAAGAGAACTGCCGAATGAAGCAGAGAGTGACAGCCTCTTTCAAGAGAAAGCCCTTTTAGAAAAGGAAAGAATAGAGGCAGTTCTTGCTGAAACTTATGGAAACAAAAGTGCGACAGCTAAAAAACTAGGAATCTCCCGGGTCACTCTATACAATAAAATAAAAGCATATAATATAAAGGGGTAA
- a CDS encoding proline racemase family protein encodes MVELKDFNFIETIDAHAMGEAARIVVRGMPEIQGQTMMEKKQHVQAEMDNIRKLLMHEPRGHLNMFGAILTQPCHPECDLGVLFMDSGGYLNMCGHGTIASITVAINTGLIEKKEKIFLDTPSGVVECYVTYENSKVKEVSFINVPAFLLEKDIKILIKNAGWITVDIAFGGSFFAIVGAEQFNLKLNIEEQDKIAALGTTIREAANQQLTIKHPEIPEINTVDLVEFSLQLGKNHYKNTVVFGDGQIDRSPCGTGTCAKLSTLNLKPGEQIIQESIIDSQFKGTVVDYTKVGNYKAIIPKITGSAWITGFHKFSLEATDPYTEGFLLK; translated from the coding sequence ATGGTAGAATTAAAAGACTTCAACTTCATTGAAACAATTGATGCCCATGCCATGGGAGAGGCCGCTAGAATCGTGGTTAGAGGTATGCCGGAAATCCAAGGCCAGACGATGATGGAAAAGAAACAGCACGTGCAAGCGGAGATGGATAACATCCGCAAGCTTCTTATGCATGAACCAAGAGGACACTTAAATATGTTTGGGGCTATTTTAACTCAACCTTGTCACCCCGAATGCGATCTTGGTGTGTTGTTTATGGACAGCGGCGGTTACCTGAATATGTGTGGTCACGGAACCATTGCTTCTATTACAGTGGCTATTAATACCGGTCTTATCGAAAAAAAGGAGAAGATTTTTCTAGACACGCCTTCTGGAGTAGTTGAATGTTATGTCACATATGAAAATTCCAAAGTGAAAGAGGTCTCTTTTATAAATGTACCTGCCTTCTTATTGGAGAAGGATATCAAAATTTTAATAAAGAATGCGGGTTGGATAACGGTAGACATCGCTTTTGGAGGAAGCTTTTTTGCGATAGTGGGTGCCGAGCAGTTCAATTTAAAATTGAATATTGAGGAGCAGGACAAAATAGCTGCCCTTGGTACAACGATTAGAGAAGCCGCCAATCAGCAACTAACGATCAAACATCCTGAGATACCGGAAATCAATACAGTTGATCTAGTCGAATTTAGTTTACAATTAGGTAAAAATCATTATAAAAATACTGTTGTTTTTGGAGATGGACAAATCGACCGGTCTCCCTGCGGAACTGGAACATGCGCGAAACTCTCTACACTAAACTTAAAGCCGGGTGAGCAAATCATTCAAGAAAGTATTATTGATTCTCAATTTAAAGGAACAGTAGTGGATTATACAAAAGTCGGAAATTATAAAGCTATCATTCCTAAAATTACTGGGTCTGCATGGATAACCGGGTTCCATAAATTTTCACTGGAAGCCACTGATCCTTACACGGAAGGATTTTTATTGAAATAA
- the brnQ gene encoding branched-chain amino acid transport system II carrier protein — translation MENKLPFSQILAIGLMLFAMFLGAGNVIFAPMVGQQAGSNTWIAMGGFLITGVGLVLLAIIALTRGGGTIEKLAERVHPTFSIVFSVLLFLTLGPIYVIPRTTSVVYEIAINPLTGAASNTNLYLLIFSVLFIALTILLSWNTTKFVDRLGKVITPIFVVLLIMLIGKSIITPMGSIKQPQTEYLNDAFLKGFTQGYYTMDVLAAFVFGGIFIKSISSLGIKSEKAVSSLFIKAGIITIIGLIALQVSMAWIGASSVESIGLKTNGGEVLAQSAITLFGEYGIYMIGTIILLTGITTNVACLAAVSEYFEKIIPSVSYKKWVIVFSILGLVITNFGLNTILTLASPVLLLLYPLAIALIGLIFTNNLFNGHRSVYIGTTIGTGMVAILDAIKEAGLAPETINASFGFIPLFENGAGWIVTGLIGFFVGLIIAKSRNEPSTLITMTGQEIHKAQ, via the coding sequence ATGGAAAACAAATTACCATTCTCACAAATACTTGCCATTGGTTTAATGCTTTTCGCTATGTTTTTAGGTGCAGGAAACGTTATCTTTGCTCCCATGGTCGGCCAACAGGCCGGTTCAAATACATGGATTGCAATGGGGGGATTTTTAATAACAGGAGTTGGATTAGTTCTATTGGCTATCATCGCTTTAACTCGCGGCGGCGGAACAATTGAGAAATTGGCGGAGAGAGTTCATCCAACCTTTTCCATCGTGTTTTCAGTCTTATTATTCTTAACTCTTGGACCCATCTATGTTATTCCACGAACCACATCCGTCGTATATGAAATTGCTATTAACCCGTTAACAGGTGCTGCATCGAACACAAATCTATATCTGCTTATTTTTTCAGTTCTATTCATCGCTCTAACAATCTTGCTTTCCTGGAATACAACGAAATTTGTTGATCGCCTGGGGAAAGTTATTACCCCCATTTTCGTCGTATTATTAATCATGTTAATTGGAAAATCAATAATTACGCCAATGGGAAGCATTAAACAACCTCAAACGGAATACTTAAATGACGCTTTCTTAAAAGGATTCACTCAAGGCTATTACACAATGGATGTGCTTGCAGCTTTCGTATTTGGTGGTATTTTCATTAAATCCATTAGTTCGTTAGGAATCAAATCCGAAAAAGCTGTCTCAAGCTTATTTATTAAAGCTGGTATCATCACAATTATTGGATTAATCGCTCTTCAAGTTTCCATGGCTTGGATTGGCGCCTCAAGCGTAGAATCTATTGGATTGAAAACCAATGGAGGAGAAGTCTTAGCACAAAGCGCCATTACTTTATTTGGTGAATACGGCATCTACATGATCGGAACCATCATCCTCTTAACAGGGATTACAACCAATGTAGCTTGTTTAGCAGCCGTCTCCGAATATTTCGAAAAAATCATTCCTTCCGTCTCTTATAAGAAATGGGTCATAGTCTTTTCTATATTGGGACTAGTGATTACAAACTTTGGCTTGAACACGATTTTAACTTTAGCCTCTCCAGTTTTATTATTGCTTTATCCTTTGGCTATTGCTCTGATTGGTTTAATCTTTACGAATAACCTATTCAATGGTCATCGGTCTGTTTATATTGGGACAACTATTGGAACCGGAATGGTTGCAATCTTGGATGCAATCAAAGAAGCAGGACTCGCACCAGAAACAATAAACGCCTCCTTTGGCTTCATTCCTTTATTCGAAAACGGTGCCGGCTGGATTGTTACCGGATTAATAGGGTTCTTTGTAGGATTAATCATAGCAAAATCAAGAAACGAACCTTCCACCTTGATTACTATGACTGGCCAGGAAATACACAAGGCTCAATAA
- a CDS encoding S8 family serine peptidase has protein sequence MPEEANNHNDNSKTNKEVIPWGQAYVGIDKEIRNSKVKVAILDSGINSNHSDLKNKVTKSYNVIRSTNSTSDDFGHGTNIAGIITANHNSHGIIGVSPNVEIYDIKVLNAEGKGEIDDVLTALLWAYKNDVDIINISFGFSTNYSELQEMIDLLVSEGIIIVAASGNNLGQEVDYPARYPNVISVGSIDKDGNIDTLSAQGKIDVLLQGKIYLQQVCLGDTKK, from the coding sequence GTGCCTGAAGAAGCAAATAATCATAATGATAATTCTAAGACAAATAAAGAGGTTATTCCTTGGGGACAAGCTTATGTCGGTATTGATAAAGAAATAAGGAATTCTAAAGTAAAAGTTGCTATTCTTGATAGTGGAATTAACTCGAATCATAGTGACCTTAAAAATAAGGTCACTAAAAGTTATAATGTTATTCGAAGTACTAATTCCACTTCAGATGATTTTGGCCACGGTACTAATATTGCCGGAATTATAACCGCAAATCATAATTCGCATGGAATAATTGGTGTTTCCCCAAATGTTGAAATTTATGATATCAAGGTATTGAATGCTGAAGGCAAAGGGGAAATTGATGACGTATTAACTGCTTTGTTGTGGGCATATAAGAATGATGTTGATATTATAAATATAAGTTTTGGTTTTTCAACAAATTATTCGGAGCTCCAAGAAATGATTGATCTGTTAGTATCGGAAGGAATCATAATTGTGGCTGCGTCTGGTAACAATTTGGGACAAGAAGTAGACTATCCTGCTAGGTATCCCAATGTTATATCAGTTGGTTCAATAGATAAAGATGGTAATATTGATACTTTGAGTGCTCAAGGTAAAATTGATGTTTTGCTCCAGGGAAAGATATACTTACAACAAGTATGTCTGGGGGATACGAAAAAGTGA
- a CDS encoding SAR2788 family putative toxin codes for MFKKKFLYLLSFLLIFSTVGPSYSMAMASTQNKDDEITDLSQFEQLTDQEVIELSDSIEMVERSNSHVSEITVNIDNEDLKVESELTTDLDTGKIEYVGEIQEGNENIAVNFEVFLSYVDGDDFGGFLVDNNTGQKYSFDTKVADASAVPIIIIAVQIVRYSVQWAIKKYGKTLVNNALKSSAYAAAKK; via the coding sequence ATGTTTAAAAAGAAATTTTTGTATTTACTTAGTTTTTTACTTATTTTCTCTACTGTAGGACCATCGTATAGTATGGCTATGGCTAGTACGCAAAATAAAGATGATGAAATTACCGACTTATCACAATTCGAACAATTAACCGATCAAGAAGTAATAGAGTTATCGGATAGTATCGAAATGGTTGAAAGGTCTAATAGTCACGTATCGGAAATTACAGTCAATATTGATAATGAGGATTTAAAAGTTGAATCAGAATTAACCACAGACTTGGATACAGGGAAAATTGAATATGTTGGAGAAATTCAAGAAGGCAATGAAAATATCGCAGTAAATTTTGAAGTGTTTTTAAGCTATGTTGATGGAGATGATTTTGGCGGATTTTTAGTAGATAATAATACTGGTCAAAAGTATTCATTTGATACAAAAGTTGCTGATGCTTCAGCAGTACCCATTATTATTATTGCCGTACAAATTGTACGTTATAGTGTACAATGGGCTATTAAAAAATATGGTAAGACACTTGTTAATAATGCCCTTAAATCTTCAGCATATGCGGCTGCCAAAAAATAA
- a CDS encoding MATE family efflux transporter, with translation MNHRAYLALAIPLTVSTMTTPLLGAVDTAVVGQLPDPAYIGGVAVGTLIFNTLYWVFGFLRVSTSAFAAQANGASDPAQGVLALSRPFLLAVIVGICFIFLQWPIEYAALTLIAPDSDVSKFAVEYFRIRIWGAPFTLMNYVILGWLMGMAKIKESLCLQVVMNVLNMILAILFVHVFSFAVKGVATATLIAEVTAFVLGLLLIWKASPFEWKIPSIQALIDTQSMKKMFNVNKDLFIRTICLLVVINMFTAKGASFGTELLAANAVLFQIHYIMAYFFDGFANASSILVGKAVGSNDKELYKKTLSLSRQWSVITAVIIACIYGLFQERIIGLFTNLPGVIELSTKYGTWLLVYPFAACFGLVIYGVFTGATEIAPVRNSMVYAMIVYVIIQIIVTPIWHNHGLWFAFIVYTMGRSGFLVMYTPMLNKKMLQLRKGI, from the coding sequence ATGAATCATCGTGCGTATCTTGCTTTGGCGATCCCCTTAACGGTTTCAACCATGACGACGCCTCTATTAGGTGCTGTAGACACAGCGGTTGTTGGCCAGCTTCCCGATCCAGCTTATATTGGAGGCGTTGCGGTAGGGACCCTTATTTTTAATACGTTGTATTGGGTATTTGGTTTTTTACGGGTTAGTACATCTGCTTTCGCTGCACAAGCTAATGGAGCAAGCGATCCAGCTCAAGGAGTACTTGCTTTATCTCGTCCATTCTTGCTGGCTGTCATTGTAGGTATCTGTTTTATTTTCTTACAATGGCCGATTGAATATGCAGCTCTTACACTGATCGCTCCTGATTCTGATGTAAGCAAGTTTGCAGTTGAATATTTTCGAATTCGAATATGGGGAGCTCCCTTTACGTTAATGAACTATGTTATTCTTGGCTGGTTAATGGGAATGGCCAAGATTAAAGAATCTTTATGCTTACAAGTGGTAATGAATGTGTTGAATATGATTTTGGCTATTCTTTTTGTCCATGTCTTTTCTTTTGCCGTAAAAGGGGTTGCTACGGCCACTCTAATTGCCGAGGTTACAGCTTTCGTATTAGGATTACTTCTTATTTGGAAGGCATCACCGTTTGAGTGGAAAATACCATCCATTCAGGCACTGATAGATACACAGTCTATGAAAAAGATGTTTAACGTTAACAAAGATTTGTTTATCCGAACAATTTGTTTACTAGTCGTTATTAATATGTTTACAGCAAAAGGTGCTTCGTTTGGTACAGAACTTCTAGCTGCAAACGCTGTATTATTCCAAATTCATTACATAATGGCTTATTTCTTTGATGGGTTCGCTAACGCCTCTAGTATTCTCGTTGGGAAAGCAGTAGGGTCAAATGACAAAGAGTTATATAAAAAAACACTTAGTCTATCAAGGCAATGGTCAGTGATAACAGCTGTTATCATCGCTTGTATATATGGATTATTTCAAGAACGAATTATTGGGCTTTTTACAAATTTACCTGGCGTTATCGAACTTTCAACCAAGTATGGAACTTGGCTTCTCGTCTACCCGTTTGCTGCTTGTTTTGGTCTTGTCATTTACGGTGTCTTTACAGGAGCAACTGAAATTGCTCCTGTTCGAAACTCTATGGTCTATGCCATGATTGTCTATGTCATTATACAAATTATTGTAACACCTATCTGGCATAACCATGGCCTATGGTTTGCTTTCATCGTCTATACTATGGGGCGATCTGGATTTCTAGTCATGTATACCCCTATGTTAAATAAAAAAATGTTACAACTACGGAAGGGAATCTGA
- the nikE gene encoding nickel import ATP-binding protein NikE produces MSLLQVNEVTHSYGSRTFFNWKERSKKVLSGIYLSIEEGTCLGMLGTSGAGKSTLGKVILGLERPRYGQVLFQGHDIYTADKHTRQNIRRDLQAVFQDSYSSVNPRMTAERIIAEPLENYEKLTVAEMKRTIIELLERVGLSEEDLNKYPHQFSGGQLQRINIARAISLKPKLIVLDESVSSLDMVNQTLILELLRELKVDFGLSYLFITHDIKAAYTISDTLGVLEKGELVELYESKNHFFTSEHPVVKEMRGSILAEHPRFRSIGTRVSYT; encoded by the coding sequence ATGAGTTTATTACAAGTAAATGAAGTGACTCATAGCTATGGATCCCGAACATTTTTTAACTGGAAAGAGCGTTCTAAAAAAGTCCTTTCCGGTATTTACCTTTCTATCGAGGAAGGAACATGTTTAGGAATGCTTGGTACGAGCGGAGCCGGTAAAAGCACTTTAGGAAAAGTAATTCTTGGCTTGGAACGGCCACGGTACGGACAAGTTCTGTTTCAAGGACATGATATTTATACTGCGGACAAGCATACTCGCCAAAACATCCGCCGTGATCTTCAAGCTGTCTTTCAGGATTCATATTCATCGGTAAACCCCCGAATGACCGCCGAACGTATTATTGCTGAGCCGTTAGAGAACTATGAAAAGCTAACAGTGGCCGAAATGAAACGCACCATTATTGAATTATTGGAACGGGTAGGGCTAAGTGAAGAGGACTTGAACAAATATCCTCATCAATTTAGTGGCGGCCAGTTGCAAAGGATTAATATTGCAAGAGCCATTTCACTCAAGCCCAAACTGATCGTCTTAGACGAATCTGTAAGCAGCCTAGATATGGTGAATCAAACTCTAATTCTAGAATTACTAAGGGAGCTAAAAGTAGACTTCGGGTTATCTTATCTCTTTATTACACATGATATTAAGGCTGCCTATACGATTAGCGACACTTTAGGTGTACTAGAAAAAGGAGAACTAGTCGAGCTTTACGAGTCAAAAAATCATTTTTTCACCTCAGAGCATCCTGTAGTCAAAGAGATGAGGGGTTCCATACTAGCCGAACACCCACGTTTTCGTTCGATTGGAACGAGGGTTAGCTATACTTAA
- the nikD gene encoding nickel import ATP-binding protein NikD, with product MNTEQSNVLEVRDLHVQVETKSGPVTLVKNINFELRRGRVLGLVGESGCGKTVTSMSILQLLDRKTTKVKGSIVLQGNELNGLREKDMREIRGKDIAFIMQNPMNAFTPVFTIGHQFIETICSHTQWNKKQATEKAIKALHHVNLPDPVKLLKYYPFQLSGGMLQRVMIAMASCLHPAVIIADEPTTALDVNNQKKVLHHLDQIRSEYGSAILLISHDLGVISEMADEVAVMQEGRIVENTDVFQLFDNPQHEYTKKLLNARPKLHLDESIIHLA from the coding sequence TTGAATACAGAACAGTCGAATGTGTTAGAGGTTAGGGATTTACATGTACAGGTAGAAACAAAAAGTGGTCCTGTCACTCTCGTTAAAAATATCAATTTTGAACTAAGGCGTGGAAGAGTACTTGGCCTTGTAGGAGAAAGTGGATGCGGTAAGACCGTTACAAGTATGTCCATCCTCCAGCTTCTTGATCGCAAAACAACAAAGGTTAAAGGAAGTATCGTATTACAGGGAAACGAATTGAATGGTTTAAGAGAAAAAGACATGCGTGAGATCCGCGGCAAGGACATAGCCTTTATTATGCAAAACCCAATGAATGCTTTTACGCCAGTTTTTACTATCGGCCATCAATTTATTGAAACCATTTGTTCTCATACACAATGGAATAAAAAACAAGCAACAGAGAAGGCCATTAAAGCACTGCATCATGTGAACTTACCGGACCCCGTTAAACTTTTAAAATACTATCCTTTTCAATTGAGTGGTGGTATGCTTCAAAGGGTGATGATTGCTATGGCATCATGTTTACATCCAGCCGTTATTATTGCGGATGAACCAACAACCGCACTTGACGTAAATAACCAGAAGAAAGTGCTGCACCACTTAGATCAAATTCGCTCCGAATACGGTTCAGCCATTTTATTAATATCCCATGATCTTGGGGTCATTTCCGAAATGGCAGATGAAGTAGCCGTTATGCAGGAGGGTAGAATAGTAGAAAATACAGATGTGTTTCAACTATTTGATAACCCGCAGCATGAATATACGAAAAAACTATTGAATGCACGACCAAAATTACATTTAGATGAATCTATCATCCATTTGGCGTGA
- the nikC gene encoding nickel ABC transporter permease subunit NikC — protein MIASIRRMFISQKVIPICSVILSILFIIAIFGPLIAPNDPIAVNLAYKLQPPSWNFPLGTDHLGRCNLSRILYGTRISLGFAMLIFISSLAIGLIIGTFSGYKGGWIDHILMRFCDGVMAFPSLILVLGLVGVFGPGLPQVILALMLVQWVYYARMFRGMVLSLKEQNFIAAAKISGSSQWKIIKNHIVPNVLPPLVVMGTLEMGWAIMDISAMSFLGLGVQPPTPEWGAMIHEGKSYIRTNPELMLYPGAMIMLVIVTFNLLGEALSERYDVKRDVKKG, from the coding sequence ATGATAGCAAGCATACGCAGGATGTTCATAAGTCAAAAAGTGATTCCCATATGTTCGGTGATATTAAGTATTCTTTTTATCATAGCCATATTTGGCCCCTTGATAGCACCAAATGATCCCATTGCCGTCAATTTGGCTTATAAACTGCAGCCTCCGTCCTGGAATTTTCCATTAGGAACCGATCATTTAGGAAGGTGCAACTTATCGCGCATTTTATATGGAACACGCATTTCATTAGGCTTTGCCATGCTCATTTTTATTTCATCATTAGCTATTGGTTTAATCATTGGAACCTTTTCGGGTTATAAAGGCGGCTGGATTGATCACATATTGATGAGATTTTGTGATGGGGTTATGGCTTTTCCTAGCCTTATCCTTGTACTTGGACTTGTTGGGGTTTTCGGTCCCGGACTTCCGCAAGTCATCTTGGCGCTGATGCTTGTGCAATGGGTCTATTATGCGAGAATGTTCCGAGGAATGGTACTTAGTCTGAAAGAACAAAACTTTATCGCTGCTGCAAAAATAAGCGGCTCATCTCAATGGAAGATTATTAAAAATCATATTGTCCCCAACGTGCTCCCGCCGCTTGTTGTCATGGGTACATTAGAAATGGGCTGGGCGATTATGGATATTTCGGCCATGTCGTTTCTTGGTTTAGGAGTACAACCTCCTACACCTGAATGGGGAGCGATGATTCATGAAGGCAAGTCGTATATCCGGACGAATCCAGAATTGATGCTTTATCCAGGTGCGATGATTATGCTTGTTATTGTGACATTCAATTTATTAGGAGAAGCGTTATCAGAGCGTTACGATGTCAAACGTGATGTTAAAAAGGGATGA